The following coding sequences lie in one Musa acuminata AAA Group cultivar baxijiao chromosome BXJ1-8, Cavendish_Baxijiao_AAA, whole genome shotgun sequence genomic window:
- the LOC108953587 gene encoding AP2/ERF and B3 domain-containing transcription factor At1g50680-like, with protein sequence MYLSEPEMDESLRCPLDKPEHLRNYTACCSTGSVFRIPSREEDAVSMISVATTMAAGREGSDSNSIVNWVSFAPCMATTSNTSTRYKGVMLQQNGHWGAQIYAHGHRIWLGTFKSEQAAAAAYDSAAIKLHHGDSHRNLPATPLTAHEHKFQETFTTDEVLDMIKMGSYESRMEEYVRRHAIASAAVKAAPRPSLPHAGTSGNVAFLEMFLKELTPSDVGKLNRLVIPKKHATKYFPQVASVTADEVMVEFVDREDRSWTFRYCYWKSSQSYVFTKGWNKFVKEKRLQAKDTVAFYRCEERDGLRRTYCLIDIIRCSGDGHRTSGFSWSKNGAVGLGLSCKRKPEEGDEEGNRTSGFSWSKNGTVGLGLGCKRKTEEGDEEGDRSSGYSGRSGNGAMGLGLGLKRKTEEGDEEGDRSSGFSGSRSGAMGLGLSFKRKTKERDEVGEVVSGLAVTQKSSEARQQQEEEEQEKRKKRLRLFGVSITDTNDRG encoded by the exons ATGTATTTATCTGAACCGGAGATGGACGAATCATTAAG GTGCCCCCTCGACAAGCCAGAACACTTGAGAAATTACACCGCCTGCTGCTCAACCGGATCCGTCTTCCGCATTCCTTCTAGGGAAGAGGACGCCGTCAGCATGATCTCAGTGGCAACCACCATGGCAGCGGGACGCGAAGGATCCGATTCTAACAGCATCGTTAATTGGGTTAGCTTCGCCCCCTGCATGGCGACCACCTCCAACACCTCCACCCGATACAAAGGCGTCATGCTGCAACAGAACGGACACTGGGGCGCGCAGATCTACGCTCACGGTCACCGCATCTGGCTCGGCACCTTCAAGTCGGAGCAGGCGGCGGCAGCTGCTTACGACAGCGCGGCTATCAAGCTCCACCATGGCGACTCGCACCGCAACCTCCCCGCGACCCCGCTCACCGCCCACGAGCACAAGTTCCAGGAGACGTTCACCACCGACGAGGTGCTTGACATGATCAAGATGGGATCGTACGAGTCACGGATGGAGGAGTACGTTAGGCGACACGCCATTGCATCAGCCGCTGTCAAGGCGGCGCCGAGGCCGAGCCTCCCTCACGCTGGCACAAGCGGCAATGTGGCTTTCCTGGAGATGTTCCTCAAGGAACTGACGCCAAGCGACGTCGGGAAGCTCAACAGGCTGGTCATACCGAAGAAGCACGCGACCAAGTACTTTCCACAGGTGGCTTCGGTGACGGCCGATGAGGTGATGGTCGAGTTCGTGGACCGAGAAGACCGCTCGTGGACATTCCGATACTGTTACTGGAAGAGCAGCCAGAGTTACGTCTTCACCAAGGGCTGGAATAAGTTTGTGAAGGAGAAGAGACTTCAGGCCAAGGACACGGTGGCGTTCTATAGGTGTGAGGAGAGGGATGGACTCCGGAGAACGTACTGCTTGATCGACATCATTCGGTGCAGTGGCGACGGTCATCGCACTAGTGGTTTTAGTTGGAGCAAGAACGGGGCGGTGGGACTGGGACTCAGCTGTAAGAGGAAGCCGGAAGAGGGAGACGAGGAAGGCAATCGCACTAGTGGTTTTAGTTGGAGCAAGAACGGGACGGTGGGACTGGGACTCGGTTGTAAGAGGAAGACGGAAGAAGGAGACGAGGAAGGCGATCGCAGCAGCGGCTATAGTGGGAGGAGCGGGAATGGGGCAATGGGACTGGGACTCGGTCTGAAGAGGAAGACGGAAGAAGGAGACGAGGAAGGCGATCGCAGCAGTGGCTtcagcgggagcaggagtggtGCGATGGGACTGGGACTTAGTTTTAAGAGGAAGACGAAGGAGAGAGATGAGGTAGGAGAGGTAGTATCAGGGTTAGCGGTGACTCAGAAATCATCGGAAGCACGACAGCAgcaggaggaagaggagcaggagaagaggaagaagaggttgagaTTGTTCGGTGTCTCGATCACTGACACAAATGATAGGGGATGA